A region of Thioalbus denitrificans DNA encodes the following proteins:
- a CDS encoding MucB/RseB C-terminal domain-containing protein: protein MFRTGSSLGRILLAALLAACAQAVAADSDPGPQSIIAHMAEATRTLNYEGTFVYSHENRLETVRVIHAFQSGRVRERLIHLNGTPREVLRDESGVTCIYPDARSVVVERNPPGEILQPAQDMDVERLARHYRLSLGARARIAGRDAQEVAIDPRDGYRYGYRLWVDRDSGLLLRSDLVDRGGELLEQILFVTLEVRDEIPDSALEPTIGVKGWSWFDESGRSSPEQGLDEGWSAHWLPPGFEPTTRSVRRLQRVPGPVRYLGFSDGLASVSVYIQEQSMVTEGGGSVASLGAAHAFSVAVEGHQVTVVGEVPAETVERVANSVRRTATESRDD, encoded by the coding sequence ATGTTCCGAACCGGTTCGAGCCTGGGAAGGATTCTCCTGGCAGCCCTGCTGGCGGCCTGTGCCCAGGCGGTGGCCGCCGATTCGGATCCCGGACCGCAGTCGATCATAGCGCACATGGCCGAGGCCACGCGCACCCTCAACTATGAAGGCACCTTCGTCTACAGCCACGAAAACCGGTTGGAAACGGTCCGGGTGATACACGCTTTCCAGTCCGGACGGGTACGTGAACGGCTCATTCATCTCAACGGCACACCCCGGGAGGTGCTGCGGGACGAGAGCGGGGTTACCTGCATCTATCCCGATGCCCGATCGGTGGTGGTGGAGCGGAATCCGCCCGGAGAGATCCTGCAGCCGGCCCAGGACATGGACGTGGAGCGCCTGGCCCGGCACTACCGGCTCAGCCTGGGCGCCAGGGCCCGGATCGCCGGCCGTGACGCGCAGGAGGTCGCCATCGACCCCCGGGATGGATATCGCTACGGCTACCGCCTCTGGGTCGACCGCGACAGCGGACTTCTCCTGCGATCCGACCTCGTTGACCGGGGGGGCGAACTGCTCGAACAGATACTCTTCGTCACCCTGGAGGTGCGCGACGAGATTCCCGACTCGGCGCTCGAACCGACCATCGGCGTCAAGGGCTGGTCCTGGTTCGACGAGTCCGGCCGGAGCTCCCCGGAGCAAGGGCTGGATGAGGGCTGGTCGGCCCACTGGCTGCCGCCGGGATTCGAACCCACCACCCGCAGTGTTCGGCGTCTGCAGCGTGTCCCCGGGCCGGTACGCTATCTCGGCTTCAGCGATGGACTGGCGTCCGTGTCGGTCTACATCCAGGAGCAGAGCATGGTGACGGAAGGCGGCGGCAGCGTCGCCAGCCTGGGTGCCGCCCACGCCTTCTCGGTCGCGGTGGAAGGCCACCAGGTGACCGTCGTGGGCGAGGTTCCGGCGGAGACGGTGGAGCGGGTTGCCAACTCGGTACGCCGGACCGCCACGGAGAGCCGGGATGATTGA
- the nadB gene encoding L-aspartate oxidase — protein sequence MTVQHDFDVLIIGSGAAGLSVALRLPETTRIAVLSKSEIEEGSTLYAQGGIAAVLDSKDSFQSHVEDTLVAGAGLCEPKVVEFTVNHAPACIDWLINEHVPFTQARDADGVLRYHLTREGGHSHRRIIHAADATGRAIETTLASDARERPNITLHESHIAVDLITAGKLGLPGGRCLGAYVLDRSTQRIETFQARFTVLATGGASKVYLYTSNPDVSTGDGIAMAWRAGCRVANMEFNQFHPTCLYHPHAKSFLITEAVRGEGGRLLLPDGTRFMPGLDPRAELAPRDIVARAIDHEMKRLGVEHVLLDISHKPADFIRGHFPTIYEKCLEFGYDMTREPIPVVPAAHYTCGGIMTNLQARTDVAGLYAVGEVAYTGLHGANRMASNSLLECLVFADSAAQDIVAQLEEVPLPPQLPPWDESRVTDSDEEVVVSHNWDELRRFMWDYVGIVRTNKRLERAKRRVELLRREIREYYSHFRVTDDLLELRNLVEVADLIIRSAMSRKESRGLHYTLDYPRPDDTRPPSPTVLLPPQPTFRRRADAAGA from the coding sequence ATGACCGTTCAGCACGATTTCGATGTTCTCATCATCGGCAGTGGCGCCGCGGGGCTCAGTGTTGCCCTGCGCCTTCCCGAGACCACGCGCATCGCCGTGCTGTCCAAGTCCGAAATCGAGGAGGGCTCCACCCTCTATGCCCAGGGCGGCATCGCCGCGGTGCTCGACAGCAAGGACTCCTTCCAGTCCCACGTGGAGGACACCCTGGTCGCCGGCGCGGGATTGTGCGAGCCGAAGGTCGTGGAGTTCACCGTCAACCATGCCCCCGCCTGCATCGACTGGCTCATCAACGAGCACGTGCCCTTCACCCAGGCGCGGGACGCTGACGGGGTGCTGCGCTACCACCTGACCCGCGAGGGCGGCCACAGCCACCGCCGCATCATCCATGCCGCGGACGCCACCGGGCGGGCCATCGAGACCACCCTCGCGTCGGATGCGCGCGAACGCCCCAACATCACCCTCCACGAGAGCCACATCGCGGTGGATCTCATCACCGCCGGCAAGCTCGGCCTGCCGGGCGGCCGCTGCCTCGGGGCCTATGTCCTGGATCGCAGCACCCAGCGCATCGAGACCTTCCAGGCCCGGTTCACGGTGCTGGCCACCGGCGGCGCCAGCAAGGTCTACCTCTATACCAGCAATCCGGACGTCTCCACGGGGGACGGCATCGCCATGGCCTGGCGGGCCGGCTGCCGGGTCGCCAACATGGAATTCAACCAGTTCCACCCCACCTGCCTCTACCATCCCCATGCCAAGTCGTTCCTGATCACCGAGGCGGTCCGTGGCGAGGGGGGACGGCTGCTGCTCCCGGACGGCACCCGCTTCATGCCCGGACTGGATCCCCGCGCCGAGCTGGCGCCCCGGGATATCGTCGCCCGTGCCATCGACCACGAGATGAAACGCCTGGGGGTGGAGCATGTGCTGCTGGACATCAGCCACAAGCCGGCCGATTTCATCCGCGGCCACTTTCCCACCATCTACGAGAAGTGCCTGGAATTCGGCTACGACATGACCCGCGAGCCCATTCCGGTGGTGCCGGCCGCCCACTACACCTGTGGCGGCATCATGACCAACCTGCAGGCACGCACCGATGTGGCCGGACTCTACGCGGTGGGGGAAGTGGCCTACACCGGGCTGCACGGGGCCAATCGCATGGCCAGCAACTCGCTCCTGGAGTGCCTGGTCTTCGCCGACAGCGCCGCCCAGGACATCGTCGCCCAGCTCGAGGAGGTTCCGCTCCCGCCCCAGCTGCCGCCCTGGGACGAGAGCCGGGTCACCGACTCCGACGAGGAGGTGGTGGTCTCCCACAACTGGGACGAGCTGCGGCGGTTCATGTGGGACTACGTGGGCATCGTGCGCACCAACAAGCGGCTGGAGCGGGCCAAGCGCCGCGTCGAGCTGCTGCGCCGGGAGATCCGGGAGTACTACAGCCACTTCCGGGTGACTGACGACCTGCTGGAGCTGCGCAACCTGGTGGAGGTGGCCGATCTCATCATCCGCTCGGCCATGTCCCGCAAGGAGAGCCGCGGCCTGCACTATACCCTCGACTACCCCCGGCCCGACGACACCCGGCCGCCGTCCCCTACGGTTCTTCTGCCGCCGCAGCCGACGTTCCGGCGCCGAGCCGACGCCGCAGGCGCCTGA
- a CDS encoding ATP-binding protein yields MTESPRFRNLARRRRRTLLATTFAGLFALILWQTAVWTRSASLQGLMDQGWQNLNLYIANVERELEKYEILPELLATDPHLLELLNHPGEPDRVDAVNRRLERLNGITGASDTYLMDRTGLTLAASNWNSGTPFVGENFSYRPYFQEAMRGGLGRFFALGTTSNKRGYYFAYPVRAAGAIRGVVVVKVNISALESRWGGDRFEFLVTDPDGVIFSSSRPDWKFNTLHPLEPDQLRRIRANRRYSDLPLPVLPVTAVGEIAPAARLVRLREDGTRRPQAREFLELVRPMPSAGWNVHILTGLEPVHAQVLRAVLTAAFLFALLLLTSLFLVQRRLRLRERSIYELRSKKVLEANELRVRTIIHNTHAGLITTDGRGTIESFNPTAEQLFGYRSEEIRGAHITRLLAPDDRAGLQCELDRSPLSGSGSVEVAGLRKDHSRFPTELAVREMRIGAERKFIATVHDISELKRTEDALRRAHDMLESRVQERTADLSRTNARLTREIDEHRRTEDALRRTQNELIQAAKLAVLGQLATGVSHELNQPLAAIRTYADNARALLDQQRPDDARWNLEQIAALTDRMAQISAQLKVFARKTSGRSVPVSVSAAVEAALGILTSRIRALNAEVVCSLPEGDLLVRGDAVRLEQVLVNLINNALQAMEGSEQPRLEIAAAAHDGRVDLVIRDHGPGIPEQLVAQVFDPFFTTKETGLGLGLSISKRITEEMGGALHAGRAAGGGAEFTLELPRAESADRESAHG; encoded by the coding sequence ATGACCGAAAGTCCGCGCTTCCGCAACCTCGCCCGACGCCGCCGGCGCACGCTGCTGGCCACCACCTTCGCCGGCCTGTTCGCGCTGATCCTGTGGCAGACAGCGGTGTGGACCCGCAGCGCCAGCCTGCAGGGACTGATGGACCAGGGCTGGCAGAACCTCAACCTCTACATCGCCAATGTGGAGCGCGAGCTGGAGAAGTACGAAATCCTGCCCGAGCTCCTGGCCACCGACCCCCATCTCCTGGAACTGCTCAACCACCCCGGCGAACCGGACCGGGTCGACGCGGTCAACCGGCGTCTGGAGCGCCTGAACGGCATCACCGGCGCATCGGACACCTACCTGATGGACAGGACCGGCCTGACGCTGGCAGCCAGCAACTGGAACTCCGGCACGCCGTTCGTGGGCGAGAATTTCAGCTACCGGCCCTACTTCCAGGAGGCGATGCGCGGCGGCCTGGGACGTTTCTTCGCCCTCGGGACGACCTCCAACAAGCGGGGCTACTACTTCGCCTATCCGGTCCGCGCGGCGGGTGCCATCCGCGGCGTGGTGGTGGTGAAGGTGAATATCAGCGCCCTGGAGTCGCGCTGGGGCGGCGACCGGTTCGAATTCCTGGTCACCGACCCCGACGGGGTCATCTTCAGCAGTTCCCGCCCGGACTGGAAATTCAACACCCTGCACCCCCTGGAGCCGGACCAGCTGCGGCGCATCCGCGCCAACCGGCGCTACAGCGACCTGCCGCTGCCGGTGCTGCCCGTCACCGCGGTCGGGGAAATCGCTCCCGCCGCCCGGCTGGTGCGCCTGCGGGAAGACGGCACCCGGCGCCCGCAGGCCCGCGAATTCCTGGAGCTGGTCCGTCCGATGCCCTCCGCCGGCTGGAACGTCCATATACTCACCGGGCTGGAACCGGTGCATGCCCAGGTGCTGCGCGCCGTCCTGACGGCCGCCTTCCTCTTCGCGCTGCTGCTCCTGACCTCCCTGTTCCTGGTGCAGCGGCGGTTGCGCCTGCGGGAACGGAGCATCTACGAACTGCGCTCCAAGAAGGTGCTGGAGGCGAACGAACTGCGGGTCCGCACCATCATCCACAACACCCACGCCGGCCTCATCACCACCGACGGCCGCGGCACCATCGAGTCCTTCAACCCGACCGCGGAGCAGCTGTTCGGCTATCGATCGGAAGAGATCAGGGGGGCACACATCACCCGTCTCCTCGCTCCCGACGATCGGGCCGGACTCCAGTGCGAGCTCGATCGCAGCCCCCTCAGCGGCTCCGGCTCGGTCGAGGTCGCGGGACTGCGCAAGGACCACAGCCGCTTCCCCACCGAGCTGGCGGTCCGGGAGATGCGCATCGGCGCGGAGCGCAAGTTCATCGCCACCGTGCACGACATCAGCGAACTGAAGCGCACCGAGGACGCACTGCGCCGCGCCCATGACATGCTCGAAAGCCGCGTCCAGGAGCGCACCGCCGATCTCTCCCGCACCAACGCCAGGCTGACCCGGGAGATCGATGAGCACCGCCGCACCGAGGATGCCCTGCGCCGCACCCAGAACGAACTGATACAGGCGGCAAAACTCGCCGTGCTGGGCCAGCTGGCCACCGGCGTGAGCCACGAGCTGAACCAGCCCCTGGCCGCCATCCGCACCTACGCCGACAATGCCCGCGCCCTGCTCGACCAGCAGCGTCCCGATGACGCGCGCTGGAACCTGGAGCAGATCGCCGCCCTCACCGATCGGATGGCGCAGATCAGCGCCCAGCTGAAAGTGTTCGCCCGCAAGACCTCGGGACGCAGCGTCCCGGTCTCCGTGTCCGCCGCGGTGGAAGCGGCGCTGGGAATCCTCACCAGCCGGATCCGCGCCCTCAACGCGGAGGTCGTGTGCAGCCTGCCGGAGGGGGATCTGCTGGTCCGGGGTGACGCCGTGCGCCTCGAGCAGGTGCTGGTGAACCTGATCAACAATGCGCTGCAGGCCATGGAAGGGAGCGAACAGCCGCGGCTGGAGATCGCCGCCGCGGCCCATGACGGGCGCGTCGACCTGGTCATCCGTGACCATGGCCCCGGCATCCCCGAGCAACTGGTGGCGCAGGTCTTCGACCCCTTCTTCACCACCAAGGAGACCGGGCTCGGTCTGGGCCTGTCCATCTCCAAGCGCATCACCGAGGAGATGGGCGGGGCCCTGCATGCCGGCCGGGCAGCCGGGGGCGGCGCGGAATTCACCCTGGAGCTGCCCCGGGCGGAAAGCGCAGACCGGGAATCGGCACATGGTTGA
- a CDS encoding sigma-54-dependent transcriptional regulator, producing MDGFPPGQKHNGEQETTVGVTGPVIFIDDERHIRMASQQTLELAGFEVQSFDNAAAALPLLSREWPGVVVCDIKMPRMDGLAFMEQALAVDRDLPVILVTGHGDISMAVNAMRDGAYDFIEKPFPAETLIEVVRRALEKRGLTLENRTLRVELEAHSAPGPRIIGNTPSMQRLRALIARLADTQADVLILGETGTGKELVARSLHEHSRRQGHNYVAVNCGAVPENLIESELFGHEPGAFSGAQGRRIGRFEHANGGTLFLDEIESMPLAVQVKLLRVLQERAVERLGSNELIPLDLRVVAATKVDLREACARGEFREDLYYRLNVVTIDIPPLRERREDIPLLFQHFLLVASSRYQREAPPLSSEQIRALLSHAWPGNVRELRNAAERYVLLGESLGYDLDRVTQGFSLEGMTLPEHIDCFERSLIEQELRAHKGSIKETVEALGIPRKTLTDKMRRHGLDRRNYK from the coding sequence ATGGACGGATTTCCCCCGGGACAGAAACACAACGGCGAACAGGAGACCACGGTGGGAGTAACAGGACCGGTCATCTTCATCGATGATGAAAGGCACATCCGGATGGCGAGCCAGCAGACCCTGGAGCTGGCCGGGTTCGAGGTGCAGAGTTTCGACAACGCCGCCGCGGCGCTGCCCCTGCTCAGTCGTGAATGGCCCGGCGTGGTGGTGTGCGACATCAAGATGCCGCGCATGGACGGGCTCGCCTTCATGGAGCAGGCACTGGCCGTGGATCGGGACCTGCCCGTGATCCTGGTGACCGGACACGGCGACATCTCCATGGCGGTGAACGCCATGCGCGATGGCGCCTACGACTTCATCGAAAAGCCGTTCCCCGCGGAAACCCTCATCGAGGTGGTCCGCCGGGCGCTGGAGAAGCGCGGCCTGACCCTGGAGAATCGCACCCTGCGGGTCGAGCTGGAGGCCCACAGCGCCCCGGGGCCGCGGATCATCGGCAACACGCCGTCCATGCAGCGGCTGCGGGCCCTCATCGCCCGGCTGGCCGACACCCAGGCCGACGTGCTCATCCTCGGCGAGACCGGCACCGGCAAGGAGCTGGTGGCCCGCTCCCTGCACGAGCACAGCCGCCGCCAGGGGCACAACTACGTGGCCGTCAACTGCGGGGCCGTACCGGAGAACCTGATCGAGAGCGAGCTGTTCGGCCACGAGCCCGGCGCGTTCAGCGGCGCCCAGGGCCGGCGCATCGGCAGGTTCGAGCACGCCAACGGGGGCACCCTGTTCCTGGACGAGATCGAGAGCATGCCCCTCGCGGTCCAGGTGAAGCTGCTGCGGGTGCTCCAGGAGCGGGCGGTGGAACGCCTCGGTTCCAACGAGCTGATCCCCCTCGACCTGCGGGTGGTGGCGGCGACCAAGGTGGATCTCAGGGAAGCCTGCGCCCGGGGGGAGTTCCGCGAGGATCTCTACTACCGCCTCAACGTGGTCACCATCGATATCCCCCCGCTGCGTGAACGGCGCGAGGATATCCCCCTGCTGTTCCAGCACTTCCTCCTGGTCGCCTCCTCGCGCTACCAGCGCGAGGCGCCGCCGCTCAGCAGCGAGCAGATCCGGGCGCTGCTCTCCCACGCCTGGCCCGGCAACGTTCGCGAGCTGCGCAATGCCGCCGAGCGCTACGTCCTGCTGGGGGAGTCCCTGGGCTATGACCTGGACCGGGTCACCCAGGGCTTCAGCCTGGAGGGCATGACGCTGCCGGAGCACATCGACTGCTTCGAACGCAGCCTCATCGAACAGGAGCTTCGCGCCCACAAGGGCAGCATCAAGGAGACGGTGGAGGCCCTCGGAATTCCGCGCAAGACCCTCACCGACAAGATGCGCAGGCACGGCCTGGACCGGCGCAACTACAAGTAG
- a CDS encoding succinate dehydrogenase assembly factor 2: MSEDKRARLRWHCRRGMLELDVILQRFADQDLDRLDGAALAVFERLLEQSDPDLMDWLLKGEPVPDPELAGLVERIRALSAH, translated from the coding sequence ATGAGCGAGGACAAGCGTGCGCGACTGCGCTGGCACTGCCGCCGCGGGATGCTGGAGCTGGATGTCATCCTGCAGCGTTTCGCCGATCAGGACCTGGACCGTCTCGACGGGGCGGCCCTGGCGGTGTTCGAGCGCCTGCTGGAGCAGTCCGATCCCGACCTGATGGACTGGCTCCTGAAAGGGGAGCCGGTACCCGACCCGGAGCTTGCCGGCCTTGTCGAGCGGATCCGAGCCCTGTCTGCGCATTGA
- the rpoE gene encoding RNA polymerase sigma factor RpoE → MGEQRTDQELVARVQRGDKRAFDVLVLKYQHRLAKLITRYVHDPSEVQDVTQEAFLKAYRALPKFRGESAFYTWIYRIAINTAKNYVVSQARRPPDTDIDAEEAEQYEGAPGLKENASPERMLLRDEIQQTVFDAIEQLPEDLRTAITLRELEGLSYEEIAQTMDCPVGTVRSRIFRAREAIDRKLRPLLD, encoded by the coding sequence ATGGGAGAACAGAGGACAGACCAGGAGCTTGTCGCACGGGTACAGAGAGGAGACAAGCGAGCCTTCGATGTCCTGGTCCTTAAGTACCAGCATCGGCTGGCAAAGCTCATCACACGTTATGTCCACGATCCCAGCGAGGTTCAGGATGTGACCCAGGAGGCCTTCCTCAAGGCTTACCGTGCGCTGCCCAAGTTCCGGGGCGAGAGCGCCTTCTACACGTGGATCTACCGTATCGCCATCAACACGGCCAAGAACTACGTGGTGTCACAGGCCCGCCGACCACCTGATACGGATATCGATGCCGAGGAAGCCGAGCAGTACGAGGGCGCCCCCGGCCTGAAGGAGAATGCATCCCCCGAGCGCATGCTGTTGCGGGACGAAATCCAGCAGACTGTCTTCGATGCCATCGAGCAGCTGCCCGAGGATCTGCGCACCGCCATCACGCTGCGGGAACTGGAAGGTCTCAGCTACGAGGAGATTGCCCAGACGATGGATTGTCCGGTCGGTACCGTCAGGTCGCGGATTTTCCGCGCCCGCGAGGCGATCGACCGCAAGCTCAGACCCCTGCTGGATTGA
- a CDS encoding sigma-E factor negative regulatory protein: MTEQKHEQLSALVDGELGADETRVLLNELESDPETRGCWERYHLIGEALRGALPERMDPGLAARVAAALEDEPAILAPANLRLHRLSPYLKQAAGMAIAAGVAVAAVLVVPVLVREEPAVAPPQQVASSQMAGPAGIMRTELSPAERSRTLVDERLQDYLVNHYEHSAITRVQGVLPYVRIVGSSDQR; encoded by the coding sequence ATGACCGAACAGAAGCATGAGCAGCTGTCTGCGCTGGTGGACGGCGAACTGGGGGCCGATGAGACCCGGGTACTGCTCAACGAGCTGGAGTCGGACCCGGAGACCCGGGGTTGCTGGGAACGTTATCACCTGATCGGCGAAGCGTTGCGAGGCGCTCTGCCGGAGCGGATGGACCCGGGCCTTGCCGCCCGGGTGGCCGCCGCGCTGGAGGACGAACCCGCCATCCTGGCGCCGGCCAACCTGCGCCTGCACCGGCTGAGCCCCTATCTCAAGCAGGCGGCCGGCATGGCCATCGCCGCCGGTGTGGCGGTGGCGGCGGTGCTGGTGGTGCCGGTGCTGGTGCGCGAGGAGCCGGCCGTTGCTCCCCCGCAACAGGTGGCCTCCTCCCAGATGGCGGGCCCGGCCGGGATCATGCGTACCGAGCTGAGCCCGGCGGAGCGCTCCCGCACCCTGGTGGACGAACGGCTGCAGGATTACCTGGTCAACCACTATGAGCACTCCGCCATAACGCGCGTACAGGGAGTCCTGCCCTACGTGCGTATCGTCGGAAGCAGCGACCAGCGTTGA